The genomic interval TCACAATCATAATTGAGGACCAGTTTCTGTGATTTGAAGAGACGTTCCAGAGTAGTACGATAAGTCAAGTGTGCATCATTGTAACTGTCATAGATATGGGATCCGAGGGTGACATTTGGTAAGATCTTGGGATTCTTGTTTATTTCCTTTATAGCAAAAACCAAGGACAAAGTATGCTGGTAGAACTTGGTCATCATTCTGCAAAAGGGTTTACACACTCTGTCCTTGGTGAATTCCACAACAAATAAGTTTTCAAATAATATTGATCTGTTCACTATTTGAGTTGCCCAGCTGTAATAATAGGCTTTCATCCTTTTAACTGAAGGAGGAGCAGAAGAGCTACTAATAGGAGGAATACCCCGTAGTGATTATCTGCTTTACTGAGTCCTCTCCAGATGATTGGAAAAGGGAGGCGTGGAcacttgtttgcttgttttttttggAATGAAATGTGGAGATTTCTGGAGTATCTCTAATGTTaattaaagaaaactaaatattTTAGGTTCTCATCTTCATCTAAGGAGTTTAGcgcacagttaaaaaaaaacccggCTTACTTTTGCTGGTTTGAGTCCTAATTCGGGCTGCATCTGGTTATTATCATATtcaaaatgccactgatgccgcttgctgggtgcagcctgggTAATGTCCAGCTGGCTGAGTGTGGCTTCTAGCCATATGTTACCCGGGCTGCACCCAGCTggcggcatcagtggcattttgagtatgataataactggatgcagcccaaattaggacTCAAACTGGCAAaggtaagctgggtttttttaGCAGTGCGCTAAACTCCTAAGTCTGATGCCCCTCATcttcttgatttctttctttctccctattaCCTTATACCtctccttattttctttttctttttccactctCATTCAGACTTTCCCAGTGTGCAATTTCATCTCTTCCCTTACTAAGCAGTAAGGTTGTCTCCCTCTCTGTAATCGGTGTCCCTACTTGGGGTTGATATGATCTGTTAATTAAAACTTTGAGTAGAGAGCTAGTCTTCTTTGGTTTAGGATCTGTAAATCAAAGCAGAATATGAAATAATTTTTGTTGCTCTTGCTCCTAGTTTTAACTGCCATTAAATTACACTAGTGCAGGGATGGACTCATGAAGCCCTCCATATGTCCTTGGACTGCTTCTCACCTCACCACCTTTGCCTTTAAAAATGAGCaaggagggagaaaataaagaaTTGTGGaggcacctttcagactaactggtttttatttttgcatggtaTTTTTGTATGCACACAAGCATGCGATTTCTCATGAAAGGTGGAGGCTATCAGATTTTATAAtcacaaaagaagaagaggaggaggaggggagaggaaggaaaaagataCCAGGGATGGAACAAAATAGCAGTTTCAATGAGAGCAGAATTTTCCATATCTTGATCACTGTTGGAAATGCATTTGAAAAACTTGGTTAAAACGTTCATAAAAAGTGCAGATAAAACAACATGTATATTTTGTGAAAGCACACAAGTGAGAAACTGTACTTTAAGCAATGAAGAAATGTTCCTTAAATAAACCATGTTATGAAAATGCAAGCAGCGATTAGGAACAATGTATTTCATGTGTCAAGGATGGGGACTAATATACAGTCTGAAAACACAATGCAAAGCaaagatgggaagaaaaatgaataaactCATCAAAATTGCAACTAATTTTCACATTCAAAGTATTTTTATCTGAGGGTTAATGTGCATGAAAGGCAAACAATAGTTTTTGTGTATGCTTAACATCCTCTTGCATTTTTAATACTCAGGGTCTCTTATCAATTATTGAAATAAttcagggaaaagaaaaatataattccTTACGTTATATAATTGGAAAATTCTTGCAGAGGATATTCCTTGAAAGAATATTCATGGAAACTATAACTGTAGTGAGAAACATGTGTTCCAATCATGAGGTTTCCAGAATGATAAGACTCTTGTGGAAGAGAAGGTGGATCAAGCAGGAGACAGTTCATTGTATCTACTTcacatgtccaaaggagaaggagaagtaaCAGCAGTAACATTGCCAATCCACCATTCCTGCTGTAAATTCTCTCCCTAGATCCAAACCTTTCTATATCCATCTACTACATCTGCTTGATTCAAATGGAAAACCCAAGGTTATTGCTGCTGTACTTTATTACATGAGTCTTCTAATGTGCTGGCAACGTCTGGCCTATGCAAtgatacaaacaaaaataaggGGAAAAGATCAAAGTGACAGAACCCAGAGCCTGTTCCCCAATTTCAGCTCTCCGATTTGCTCAAGTGAAGGGGTTAATATAACCATTTGTAGAGCTGTTTTTTTCTGCCTGAAAATCTGGACCTCTCTCTGGAGAAATGAAATTACAGTGTTTGGGATAATAACAGGAAAAATAATTCTTTCTTCCCTTGAGTGGCAATATTGTTCACAAACATGCTTTTCAGAGTCAACCAAAAGTTTAGCGAAgagatttccaaactctggttctccagatattttagactttaactcccagaagcgcCAGACACCATGGCCAATGTccaagaatcctgggaactgaagtccaaaaacctggaggatcaaagtttgggaaccactggtttggCACATTAAATTGCACTATTAAACGTGAATATAGTCTAGGATCATCATGTGATGACAGTAGAAACATCAGCTCTTTTATTGAATGAAGTGTGCACTGCAAAACCCCAGTTCTGTTGCAAACAGACCAGACAACACTGGGCCATTCAGTACCAGATCTGGGGTAtactcccctttaaaaaaattaaaagacattATCAGTTGCTCCAGATTTTTTGAAATGTGTCATGTTCTGCTGCCTGGCACATCTGCAACTGCCATCAgttgctcattctgaggtcagaatcagGCACCCAAGCATGGGACTGAggttgggcacctcattctgacctcagaacaaagGGACCCATGGTGGGAGAAGATGCACTGGGAAGCTTAGAGGGACATGGATGTGATCATCCACCCAGCATCAGAGCTTTGTAATGGGGGAGGCTTTGTGGCAGCTGTGTCACCAGAATACTTCAGGCTGCCTTGCTCCATTGCAGACAGGACAACGTTCGATTGGCTCATGCTTTACTTTGCCTTCACCAGCCACCTCAGAGAGATGATGGGAAACAAAAAAAACTATGATTTTCCCATGGGCTGCCTGTAGGGAGTAGGAAGAGAAATGGCATGGCAAAGACAGTGGACAGGAAAGAAATGAGCCCCAGATAATCTACCTCTGCAAGAGAAGGGTGTGCATATGTTTGTATGAGTAGTGTGCATCATCAGTGTGCATAAGTTTGTATAAGTAGGGAAAGGCAGGGCCTGTGTAGATCTTTTTGTTCAGTAAACCTGGATTTATGTTATGTCTCCTGATGCATTACAGCTTACAAAAGAGGTGTGTCAAATGCACCTTTCATCCATGAGCACATCCATACCCAGCTCTCCTTTCCTTCTACCATATTGTATTATTTCAGTGAAAATGTGAAATAGGAGTGATTTCTTACCCCTATCTCTATGGACTGACAGACTGAGGGTTCTTTGCCATTTGTTAGCTAATCTGTTTCTATCTTAAGGCCCTTTACCAAGCTCTGGCCTCCTGGCTGTTTAGCTTCTGATAGTGGTAAAGTCCAGACAGGGTTAATATCACAATTCCAGTTAAGCATTCTGGGAATTAGAGTCTCTGGATGGGAGAATAAGCATGCTCTCTGGTAATCTTTTAGGTTATTTACTACAGCCAATgaaagatatacatacatatacactccTCTtggaaagaaacacacacaagaaACACACActaacaatgctaggaaaggtggagggaagtagaaagagaggagggccgCAGTTGGaaggactctattaaagagatcatgattatgaatttgcaggagttgagcagaggacaggggggtcttggagatgtctcatcagcagggatGCCATGAGTTGAGTTCGATgcaaaggtagttaacaacaacaacaacaagaacaacaacaacaaaattatctCTCTTAGCAACAATATCTATTAATATCAGCATGGCTGGGGTTACCACCACTGAAAAGTGTAGCTGTTGTgaaacaaatttcttcatatgGGGGAGACCGACAAAGCAATTAGTCCCTCTTCTCTTGGCTTGTTTTATACTCTCCTCTATCTCCGCTCATCCTATCAGATGTCCCATATATTCCCTATATCTCAATGAGATATAAAATCTCTAGTAAAACATGTTTATGTCGACAATACTCTCTCCTCTAAACAGGTTCTTAGAATTAATAAAGACAGCACTGGTAGTGTTAGTTCTTGGCTTTTGTCCATCAGATTACATCAGTCAGCTGATTGCTCTCTATGTTTTGCATCTGTTATCAGTCAGATCTGCTCATATCTTTGTTTAAAATTCAGCAGATATTTTCCCTGGAATCCCTATATCCTCATAACACACATGAAAACACTGCAATACATCAGACATTATATCTTATATTTcatgtattattatatattcatCCAATTGTGTGTTATAAGCTTAACTGATACACAGTTAAGAGTATGTAAAGTTCTTCAtactaataattttaaaaacgtGAGATGAAAATTCAAGAAGTATGAAATTGGGAAATGATCAAATAAGACCTTTATATGGACAGGTCGATGCTCTACACCTTTCTCCTACTTAGCTGCTCTCTGCTGTTCAGCTCAGGCTTCAAAAGAATAATGTAACATTTCCAGGGAAAGATAAAACAGAGCAACCCAGCACTGGAGGCTAAGATAGAGAAGATCTCCACAGCTACAATATCTGTCCCCTTGGTGCTCAGGTAGGTGGGAACAAAGGACAACCAAACACTGCAAAATATcaacatgctgaaggtgatcaaTTTGGCTTCATTAAAGGTGTCTGgcaatttcctggctaggaaagcCACAATGAAACTGATAGTGGAGAGAAGTGTTATATAAGCCTGGATAAGGTAAAACATGATGGGAAAGCCTTTATTACATTGTGCAACAATTTGTCCAGGTACTGAGTTCATGTCTAAATCTGGGAATGGTGGAAATGTCCCAAGCCAGACAGTACAAATCCCAACTTGAATGAGAGAACAAGATAACATAATGGTGATGGCCACCCATTTTCTCATGCTGGATCCTGGCCCTGTGGCCATGAATGCTAACACAACTGTGATGGTTTTAGCTAAGACACAAGATACAGCCAAAGAGAAGGTGGTGCCAGAAATGGGTTGTTGGAGAAGGCAGGTGAGTTTCCCAGGACGGCCGAGGAACAACAAGGAAGACAAGAAGCAGAATatcaaagagagaaggagagtgtAGCTGAGCTCCCTGTTATTGGCTTTGACAATAGGAGTATCTTTGTGTTTAATAAACACACCCAACACCAAAACTGTGATCATGGAAAAGGAAGCAGCACTCGAAGCGAAAGCTTTTCCTAAAGGACTTTTGAAGGACAGAAACACTATAAGTTTAGGGATGCATTGATCTTGGTCTGTGCTTGGATATTGATCATCTGGGCATTGGAAACAGTCAGCCATGTCTGGAAAAGAAAGCAATATGAACAATAATGTAGAAAAATCTACTCTGAATTATATTAtacaataaataatgataatactaATACTGGCTGGAATCTCTGCCTCTTCATAGGTGGACCTtcatctgcaggaattagaactgggcaCTTCCATAACATCTGTATCCAATTGAAGGCTGTTGTTACCATATCAAAACTCTATTTAGGAAAAAAGTGCTTTGTTTTCAAGGTGGTGAAGAGATTCCAGTTGCTAAAAAACAACACTGGAAATGAAAAGATGCAATAATAACCTGAGGACACTGGTTGAATTTCTCTATTTTATCCCCGCTTATATCCTTAAGAAATAGTAGGTTTTCAGATGCACATACATCTCCTGAGTTCTTGTCGTTTTGTATATTCCAATTGATGAATCAGCCTCtatatttaatttctatatttaATTTCTTATCTCATTGCAAGTATCATAGATAGACAAGATGATACATATTAAGTTCAAATATTTACCATATATTTATCTGCCTACCCCCAAATCAGAAGCAACCAGCTGCCTCATCCTTAATGGCTGGAATCCTTGTGCTACCTACCAGTTTGGTTGGAAATCTTCCCTTCTGGACATggaacacaatcaaagcagcagaatttctctccttccttctttctcttctgataACCAAGAGGGCAGGGGTCACTGCAGACTGAAAGGGGTCGGACCTGTACTTAAAGATAACAAATATCTATATACAAAATCAAGATCCTTTGATTGATGATCAAGGGATGTACAATAAAGCAAGAGGCATCAAATGAGCCTGAATTGAAGGTatgatttcccccctcaaaattGTCTTTATATATGTTGGTACACAGTCTTGTTTTGGCCAAAAGAGCTTTATTTTTCTGGATTCTTATTGAAGTGACCTGGAATAATTCAAGGTATAATAAAAAATATCTCCCTGTCTCTCTAAATATATGCGGTAAGGCAccacagagccagcatgatgtagtggtttcagcactggactatgactctagagaccagggttcaaatctcagctcacccttgttaacccactgggtgaccatgggcaagtcacgctgtcagcctcagaggatggcaatggcaaaccctctctgaagaaatttgccaagaaaacccaatttgcctaaggtttgccttaaggccaccataagtcagaaatgacttgaaggcgcccaaccaccaccacaacaacaacaaggcacccTTATATGTAGGACCATTTTCTTTGGTTTCAGTTACCTGTGCTGAACCTCAGTCATGTCCCCCCAAAAAGCTGGAAGCTGAcatatttggcctgtctgtttcaggcccatgATGCCAAACATTCACTCAGCACTCCTGCTTCTATATTACTTAATGGTAGTATAACCACCAGTGCCTCTTGTCCTAATGGAAAATCTATATTGGCTGGATCACATTGAACCTTCACTTTTAAAATGGATCTTTTCTGCTTTCTACCTGTAAAAGATGTTTGTGCTCACCCAAGAACAGAAAGCAGGGAGGATACAGTAGTCCTAATATAACGTTCactattatccatggtttcaggCATGCATTGAATGTCTTGGAACGTATAGAAGGGTGCCTTATTGTTTAAGTGTGTATGGGTGTCTCTGTGTCTTTGTGCACCTGGAGAAAGGGGCAAGCAAGGTTTTAGGtgcttccaaatattttggaagaACCAGACCTAGTATATTTTTGAAAGCTAGCAGGGTCAGAactgattagtacttgaatgggagaccactaTGGAATACTAGCTTCtttaggatatatttcagaggaaagcagtggtatGTTTGCCCCAACAAACCCTGTGAATTcagccatctatggcttgaatacatgcacacacgcacacacacacacatcaaaaagcaaatctccattttgccattttatacaaggaacacaattttactgtcccactgtatataataagacttgagcatccatggatttgggtatccacagagggtatgtgtgtcctggaaccaaaccctagcagacaCCAATGACCCATTCTATATTAATgctgcttttcctttcttttttgaataTGCTGTATGTgtgctttaataaaaaaatactgaCCAGCAATGGGATAAACTGTATTTAGTCCACAAAATATCATTGATCTAAGATCATCCATTCTGATGGTAGTTTGAAAAGCAAGAATATTCTGGAATCCCCACCTGCTTAAAGCTGCTATGCCAAGTAATCATGTCCTCATGAATGGTAAGTTCCTTTCCGTCAGGAGCATTTGGATCTACCCATCCCACTTTCATTTTAACAAAAGAATTGTTTGGAAATGTCACCATGTTCATGACATCAAAACCAGCTCTTACTTCtctgttagcattaaaagacaCTCGTTCTTCAGCAGAATTGTTAAATGATATAGCTTGAAGAAAAGGGTGGAGCTACGTAGTTGaaagagaataaaaaagaaacatactAACAACACATTGGCAACTTCACACGAATGTATAATTTCCATAAATTTGTGGCTGCATCCTTAACCATTCATGCGCTGCATCTGGTGGAATAAATGAGAGAAATGAATGCAATTAAATGAAGTGCCATTGGATTTGCTGTCTCCTCTGAACATTAATAAATCTTGGCCCATTGTTTCGTCTAACAACATATACTCCTGGAAAATGGGGTTTGCATTACAGACAGATATTCCTATTTAGTAgactggaaggagagagaaattgtaT from Sceloporus undulatus isolate JIND9_A2432 ecotype Alabama chromosome 6, SceUnd_v1.1, whole genome shotgun sequence carries:
- the LOC121933884 gene encoding vomeronasal type-2 receptor 26-like codes for the protein MATNEDPQYMGIINLLKHFGCTWVGFFVVDDESGEHFVETLEPLLSRNGICPAFTRQIPSQDHFLDSKVHTIFQIFKSSEIRIIILYSKSFTIMTAWYHITLRVLEEKTNAPVGKMWITAAQSDFVLASINQDGNLQMFQGALSFMIHSSEVPGFQEFLQTIKPDWKEADDFLKEFWQEAFHCLVPDVRMPYMMSGTCTGEERLESLIGPFFEMRMSGYSYSIYNAIYAVAHALHALYLSRSYHRSMAAIKRGDLQDLQPWQLHPFLQAISFNNSAEERVSFNANREVRAGFDVMNMVTFPNNSFVKMKVGWVDPNAPDGKELTIHEDMITWHSSFKQVRPLSVCSDPCPLGYQKRKKEGEKFCCFDCVPCPEGKISNQTDMADCFQCPDDQYPSTDQDQCIPKLIVFLSFKSPLGKAFASSAASFSMITVLVLGVFIKHKDTPIVKANNRELSYTLLLSLIFCFLSSLLFLGRPGKLTCLLQQPISGTTFSLAVSCVLAKTITVVLAFMATGPGSSMRKWVAITIMLSCSLIQVGICTVWLGTFPPFPDLDMNSVPGQIVAQCNKGFPIMFYLIQAYITLLSTISFIVAFLARKLPDTFNEAKLITFSMLIFCSVWLSFVPTYLSTKGTDIVAVEIFSILASSAGLLCFIFPWKCYIILLKPELNSREQLSRRKV